The DNA segment ACAGAGGCCTGACTCAGCACTAAGTGGTGTGAAACAAAGGAGACACCCTAAAGCTGCCACATCTCACTGTCACATTTCTGGGACCCATATGTCCTCTGGATGGCAGGGGCTGGAGAAGAACTTCTCCATAAAAGTCTGCAGAAACTGCAGGTGAGTAGGAAgttggaggagaggaaaagagtggTGAGAAGGTAGCTTATTTAGGAGAACGTTATCCAGATCAAATCCTTTGGTGATCAGGCTAGGACTGAAAAAGGATAAGAGAAGTCAAAATAAtagaaggaacagaaaatttcTTATAGCTAAAGGCTCTATTCCCATCTTGTTCTGAGGCTAAAGGGAAAAGAGGGTCAAGGATGGTAGACCCAGTTCTGAGGCCACTgggagagggaacagagagagcTTAGTTGCTGTGGATAACTTTGTGGATCCAGTCTGTATAGCGGGAAACCTTGGTGTAGTAGCCAATATCACCTTTCAAAATACACCCTGCTGACCAAGATAGGATCCCATGGAGCTGATTTTGGCACAGGATTGGGACAGCATCTAATTCCTGTTAGAAAAAGGACAGATGGGTCAGACAGGATAGCCAAAACAAAGATGACCTAGTGCCAAGTCCCTGAGCGGCCCAGAATAGAAAGACTTAGGGGATAAGGACAGGGAGAAATGTCTGGTGGACATCTTGGGCCCACCCAACTACTTCTAGGCCATATCAGAGTTAGccataaagaaataagaacactCTGAGATGTTTCCACCCTAGCATCTAAGTTCATTCATTGTTGGAAGGACACAGTCCTTCCTGGATCCCATATACATTGATCTCTTCTTGAATGTAGAGACAGGAGATTGGAATGGTTGAGGGAAATATGTGGACCCCAAAACAGCCCCAAACTcaaatgggcagagagaaaagagttaCCTTACATGAGTGTGTGTTCTCCAGAGATGATCCTGCACAGAACATGTTTTCTGTGATTTTAATAGGAATTTGTCTTACAAGGGACTCTTGGCAGTCATCATTAGAAAACCAAAAGACAGTCTGGTTTACCTGGATATCAGGTTCTGGATCTGAGCACATGAgtgtgcacacatgcgcacacacaaacacagagggagagagacagaagaggctttgtttctctttgatcCTTCAcatattcatctttctttcttctccccttccctccctcttttctgttATTAATCTCTCCATCATTCAGTGAATCATCATTCAGAAAAAGCCAACATGAAAAGGaaccagagaggaagaaaaaataatgaaatgaataaaccaaGTCTGGTCCCAGTGTTGTAAAACTGCATGCCTTGGGCTTGTGTGTACATGCTTTTATTTGTGAATGCTTGTCTATAAGTTACTAATGAATGAGCCACACTCAGCATCACCAGTAGGATTACCTGCCAATCTCTTCCTCACCCAGATACCCTTTCACCCTCACCTGGGTGATGAAACAAGAACACTGGATTCCTTTAACAGCTACGTTACCAATTGGGGCCTCAATTTCCAAATGAATAAAACTAGAGGTTGAGATATTATAAGTTCTCAGGGCTCTTCCAGCTCTCATAATCTATAATAATAGTTATATGATAATCCTCTTTGTGTGGGTATGCAAGGAGCACTAAGGGTCTGTCTTGGGAGGGTTACTCACTGAAATTCCTCCATTCCCAGCCCCAGCCAGAGACAGTGCACTTTTCCCCTCTTCTGTCATTCGTGGTGTTGGGTAGAACCACCAGCTTGACATGATCCTTGAGCTCTACGGGATGATTCAGCTTGATGAGCATGAGGTCATGCTCAGCAGAATCCCGGGTAAAATCTGGGTGTTGGACAATAAATGTGG comes from the Acinonyx jubatus isolate Ajub_Pintada_27869175 chromosome C1, VMU_Ajub_asm_v1.0, whole genome shotgun sequence genome and includes:
- the LOC106979711 gene encoding serine protease 58-like isoform X2, whose amino-acid sequence is MSIETAPTFLVFLNSEYEPCLGTLIHKQWVLTAAHCFLPFLEINVAASKENFQNKMGNLRPTFIVQHPDFTRDSAEHDLMLIKLNHPVELKDHVKLVVLPNTTNDRRGEKCTVSGWGWEWRNFNPEPDIQVNQTVFWFSNDDCQESLVRQIPIKITENMFCAGSSLENTHSCKELDAVPILCQNQLHGILSWSAGCILKGDIGYYTKVSRYTDWIHKVIHSN
- the LOC106979711 gene encoding serine protease 58-like isoform X1; this encodes MEITDMNRLFLVFSILTVTVVTTIIVIPTPTQVKLAQQFNQMSIETAPTFLVFLNSEYEPCLGTLIHKQWVLTAAHCFLPFLEINVAASKENFQNKMGNLRPTFIVQHPDFTRDSAEHDLMLIKLNHPVELKDHVKLVVLPNTTNDRRGEKCTVSGWGWEWRNFNPEPDIQVNQTVFWFSNDDCQESLVRQIPIKITENMFCAGSSLENTHSCKELDAVPILCQNQLHGILSWSAGCILKGDIGYYTKVSRYTDWIHKVIHSN